In a single window of the Fusarium falciforme chromosome 3, complete sequence genome:
- a CDS encoding FAD-binding PCMH-type domain-containing protein has product MSSPNQPRYATQPKYPSKVLVRGTPDYERCRRNNPTADTPSRFPREIHLVETPQDVSHAFKRATELGVKVGIRTSGHIFNVPSLIEGGILIDTVNLNRQIDYDPITQEVTFGPSCRVEELAARLQEVKRFFPHGHAPTVGSGGFLLAGGQGWFVRGWGATNQTWITKLEIVVPDGRTVVASRTENRDLFWAARGSGLGFFGLVTRFWGRTIKASLMWERSLKFEINSDNYMTLMSWAIERGRDTPKYGTDLNLTIDYPEKFDPAYTTDAIPPNAKLHMTLNLQCYCDTLREARTLLSAYDKLTPEVQEHLLKFEPVQRRTFDEIFARKRGFLGNAKNDRWQINSIMNDPEVPLERLLEAIKPAMLELPTRTSSVFMCHCDIVPDEEDACLSLPQDLYISTITGWTDPKLEPGIYQPMRDRYKRAFPVAVGQYITEIDVNNDDANCKVLSDTALAKFLRIREKWDPNELFPNYKAFVRAHDKINRMQNRSQL; this is encoded by the exons ATGTCCAGCCCAAACCAGCCACGGTACGCCACCCAGCCAAAGTATCCGTCCAAGGTGCTCGTCCGTGGAACACCTGACTACGAGCGATGCCGCCGCAACAACCCAACCGCTGATACTCCGTCTCGATTCCCGCGAGAGATCCATCTTGTGGAAACACCCCAAGATGTTTCACATGCCTTCAAGAGAGCAACCGAGTTGGGCGTTAAAGTCGGCATTCGAACTTCTGGCCACATCTTCAACGTACCCAGCCTTATTGAAGGCGGCATCCTGATCGACACAGTCAACCTCAACCGGCAGATCGACTACGACCCCATCACCCAGGAAGTCACATTCGGGCCATCGTGCCGTGTAGAGGAGCTCGCTGCTAGACTCCAAGAGGTCAAGAGGTTCTTCCCTCACGGCCATGCTCCCACTGTCGGATCAGGTGGATTTCTGCTCGCTGGAGGCCAGGGTTGGTTTGTTCGAGGATGGGGTGCAACAAACCAAACATGGATCACCAAGCTCGAAATCGTTGTTCCTGATGGCCGGACCGTGGTTGCCAGCCGCACTGAGAACCGGGACCTGTTCTGGGCGGCCCGGGGCAGCGGACTCGGCTTCTTCGGCCTCGTCACCCGTTTCTGGGGAAGGACGATCAAAGCCTCACTCATGTGGGAGCGAAGTCTCAAATTCGAAATCAACAGCGACAATTACATGACTCTCATGTCATGGGCCATCGAGCGAGGCCGCGACACGCCCAAGTACGGCACCGATCTCAACCTCACTATCGACTATCCTGAGAAATTTGACCCAGCCTATACCACTGACGCCATTCCACCAAACGCGAAATTGCACATGACTCTGAACTTGCAGTGCTATTGTGATACACTGAGGGAGGCTAGAACATTGCTCAGTGCCTATGACAAGCTGACCCCTGAAGTGCAAGAACATCTGCTCAAGTTTGAGCCTGTGCAGAGGAGGACATTTGACGAGATTTTTGCACGCAAGCGTGGCTTTTTGGGCAACGCCAAGAATGATCGCTGGCAGATCAACAGTATCATGAATGACCCCGAGGTTCCTCTTGAGCGG CTCCTGGAAGCTATCAAGCCCGCAATGCTCGAGCTTCCCACGAGGACTTCTTCCGTGTTTATGTGCCACTGCGATATTGTACctgatgaggaagatgctTGTCTTAGCCTGCCGCAAGATCTTTACATCTCCACCATCACTGGCTGGACAGACCCTAAGCTTGAGCCAGGCATCTATCAGCCAATGCGTGACCGATACAAGCGTGCATTCCCTGTTGCGGTGGGTCAGTACATCACAGAGATCGATGTCAACAATGACGATGCCAAC TGCAAGGTGCTTAGCGATACTGCCCTAGCCAAGTTCCTGAGGATTAGGGAGAAGTGGGATCCCAACGAGCTGTTCCCCAATTATAAGGCGTTTGTCCGGGCGCACGACAAGATCAACCGCATGCAAAACCGGTCTCAACTGTGA
- a CDS encoding Aldedh domain-containing protein: MNCIKHCRADFARSVQTRSHRGYRNISTKHTVPLVINGKDIKSSKSFPVISPLTGKEIWSMSCATKDQVNDAVEKAHDAFTKWSKTKASARRDIFLAAADVMNKRRKELGEYMHHEMGANQDYQDFILGLSIDGLKDTAGRIAGAVQGTVPESNHEGMRALVYKRPYGVNLGIAPWNAPYHLGLRSVTFALATGNTAILKGAEFSPRCYWAIADVFREAGLPDGCLNLIFHSPMNASDTINSLITHPHVKKINFTGSTRVGSIIAETAGKHLKPVLMELGGKASAIVLEDADLEKASLHCARGAFMNAGQICMSTERILVQDSIAPEFQRILGQTIQKLFGSAQDTPVLVTAGSAQRNRELVADAVSKGAKSVPLFDDSHTDQVETRMRPVLLNNVKPNMQLYSGESFGPSVSLFTFKSLEDAVALANDTEYGLSAAVFTNDLSKGFRIADELESGAVHINSMTVHDEHPLPHGGVKKSGFGRFNGYQGLDEFLYYKTVTWMD; encoded by the exons ATGAACTGTATCAAGCATTGTCGGGCAGACTTCGCTCGGAGCGTCCAAACTCGATCACATCGAGGCTATCGAAATATCTCGACTAAGCACACAGTTCCCCTCGTTATCAACGGCAAAGATATCAAATCTTCCAAGTCGTTCCCCGTCATTAGTCCACTGACGGGGAAAGAAATTTGGTCCATGTCATGTGCAACCAAAGATCAGGTCAACGATGCCGTTGAAAAGGCGCACGATGCTTTTACGAAGTggtccaagaccaaggcctcGGCTCGGCGCGATATCTTCCTTGCGGCTGCCGATGTCATGAATAAACGACGAAAGGAGCTCGGGGAGTACATGCACCACGAAATGGGGGCTAATCAAGACTACCAAGACTTTATCCTGGGACTTTCTATTGATGGCCTCAAGGATACAGCTGGTAGGATAGCCGGGGCAGTTCAGGGCACTGTACCGGAGTCTAACCACGAGGGAATGAGGGCTCTGGTTTACAAGAGGCCATACGGAGTTAACCTGGGGATTGCACCGTG GAACGCACCATATCATCTGGGCCTTCGATCCGTCACCTTCGCGCTGGCAACGGGAAACACAGCCATTCTAAAGGGAGCAGAGTTCTCGCCCCGGTGTTACTGGGCCATTGCAGACGTCTTCCGTGAGGCAGGCCTACCAGATGGCTGTCTGAACCTCATTTTCCACTCCCCCATGAACGCGTCGGACACCATCAACAGCCTTATAACTCACCCGCATGTCAAGAAGATAAACTTTACCGGAAGCACTAGAGTCGGCAGCATCATCGCTGAAACGGCGGGCAAGCACCTGAAGCCCGTGCTGATGGAGCTCGGGGGGAAAGCTAGTGCCATCGTGCTCGAGGACGCCGATCTTGAGAAAGCCAGCTTGCATTGCGCTCGAGGGGCATTCATGAAT GCGGGCCAGATATGCATGTCCACTGAACGAATCCTGGTGCAGGACTCCATCGCGCCTGAGTTCCAGAGAATTCTCGGTCAGACAATTCAAAAGCTTTTCGGCTCTGCGCAAGACACACCAGTCCTTGTCACGGCAGGATCTGCCCAGCGCAACCGTGAATTGGTTGCGGATGCTGTCTCCAAGGGTGCTAAGTCAGTACCTCTATTCGACGATAGCCATACAGACCAGGTTGAGACACGGATGAGACCTGTCCTTCTGAACAACGTCAAACCCAACATGCAGCTCTATTCAGGCGAATCATTCGGGCCCAGCGTTTCTCTCTTCACCTTCAAGTCCCTCGAAGACGCTGTGGCCCTGGCAAACGACACAGAATATGGCTTATCTGCGGCCGTCTTCACAAACGATCTGAGCAAGGGCTTCCGGATCGCCGACGAGCTTGAATCAGGAGCGGTGCACATTAACTCCATGACCGTACATGACGAGCATCCGTTGCCGCATGGTGGTGTCAAGAAGAGCGGCTTTGGACGTTTCAATGGCTACCAAGGGCTAGACGAATTCTTGTATTACAAGACGGTAACTTGGATGGACTAG
- a CDS encoding AAA domain-containing protein, whose product MTSSERTRTQEAEPVVSAHRYHEQNWADQCERGIPSQDIQPVVSAHRYHQTNGGYVDEERVSSQDVDQLGNWDLLLEQMRFGVAPVNLAFEDKCDDVPRGKKQETGLSRSFDEPVNIGSNTVAISDEKEYIPTQFPSTGNSQEILYRLVCNEGGKKTFRYSWLPFKGLRQDDRERRERRDLAVLDIDAWVDGEHLKNPPRKSQRRKNFSIEDPEEFSLDVDFRARTIYPTRIRVHSPYIQNVLRALIRYYPGYNIQDHEMTFVYPFKELFHYWDDLHYLLGHRDATGQSKAVVRNPDTGSQVRVSCDERTCKHIQTLLTAPPVQEAWDNIVKPELDLYSSGRASYDFLWLLFKPGDIVFLRSQGSDKKLAGFVVMDFLYLSFNGSQSPLVDPHPTDRWQLTLWNLAYDNGRLRRRARIIYINRFYGVQVITDLAAFPTKFAPDPEALRSQLIERGKRYYRIICDQQSYMRYNGLVISDKPYHYQGDIIVDHQSYMLEALDSPNLVVPDVSGEEPQDLHGEPLFSKFNDMECSAANELDLAHYLLLPVHVLGFALGKREWAIFDMSFVEDLVMDSNPMKHLIMSQEKQEMIEAVAGSPRKGTALKPWTTDWSADFIEGKGRGQVIFLHGSPGTGKTMTVELIAKKTRRPLLSLSVADLGTEEVQMEKRLMKWLSRAAIWGAIVLIDEAEVYMEQREPGQTGRNALVTAFLRSMEYFPGLLFLASNGIGLFDEAVMSRIHLAVQYERPTDAERTEIWRKLFDKLDQDQEGGSESSQTGGSAIKPTIVVRSTARDVVLSKEQYPTNLKLNGRDIRNLLVSAISLARHRSLKDAVDGKPPKKIEVMAKDLEAVLKNKGEFNDHYKEATGSYPDEMAAQKYFRGEGKL is encoded by the exons ATGACTTCTTCAGAACGCACTAGGACGCAAGAGGCTGAGCCTGTGGTGTCAGCACATCGATATCACGAACAAAACTGGGCAGACCAGTGTGAAAGAGGAATACCATCACAGGATATTCAGCCTGTGGTGTCAGCACATCGATATCACCAAACAAACGGGGGATACGTGGATGAAGAAAGAGTATCATCACAGGATGTGGATCAGCTAGGAAACTGGGACCTCTTATTGGAACAAATGAGATTTGGCGTGGCACCTGTGAATCTAGCATTCGAGGACAAGTGTGACGATGTGCCACGAGGAAAGAAACAGGAAACTGGCCTCTCCAGGTCATTTGATGAGCCCGTCAATATTGGTTCCAACACTGTTGCCATATCCGATGAAAAGGAATATATCCCGACTCAATTTCCGTCCACTGGAAACAGTCAGGAGATCCTTTATCGTTTAGTTTGCAA CGAGGGAGGGAAGAAGACATTTCGATATTCCTGGCTACCGTTTAAGGGCCTACGGCAAGATGATCGTGAAAGACGTGAAAGAAGAGACCTCGCTGTTCTGGATATTGACGCCTGGGTAGATGGTGAGCACTTAAAGAACCCCCCTCGCAAGAGCCAACGTCGAAAGAACTTCTCCATTGAGGATCCAGAGGAGTTCAGTCTGGATGTTGACTTTCGGGCGCGCACAATATACCCCACACGGATTCGTGTACACTCGCCGTATATTCAGAACGTGTTGCGGGCACTGATTCGTTACTATCCCGGCTACAACATTCAGGATCACGAAATGACGTTCGTGTACCCCTTCAAGGAGCTTTTCCACTACTGGGATGACTTGCATTATCTTCTGGGCCACCGGGATGCCACGGGCCAGAGCAAAGCCGTCGTCCGCAATCCGGACACGGGATCTCAAGTCAGAGTCTCTTGCGATGAGAGAACCTGCAAGCATATCCAGACGTTACTAACGGCTCCTCCGGTACAGGAGGCGTGGGACAATATCGTCAAACCTGAATTGGATCTGTACAGCTCTGGTCGGGCATCATACGACTTCCTTTGGCTTCTTTTTAAACCGGGGGATATTGTTTTCTTGCGATCGCAGGGCAGCGACAAGAAGTTGGCCGGTTTCGTTGTTATGGATTTTCTCTACTTGTCGTTCAACGGAAGCCAGTCACCACTCGTTGATCCACACCCTACAGACCGCTGGCAACTGACTCTTTGGAACCTTGCTTATGATAATGGGCGCCTGCGGCGGCGGGCCCGCATCATCTACATAAACCGCTTCTACGGTGTGCAGGTCATCACAGACCTCGCTGCATTCCCGACCAAGTTTGCGCCCGACCCGGAAGCTTTACGATCCCAGCTGATCGAGCGTGGAAAGCGCTATTATCGCATTATCTGTGATCAACAAAGCTACATGCGGTATAACGGACTCGTCATCAGTGACAAGCCGTATCAC TATCAAGGAGACATCATCGTGGATCACCAAAGCTACATGCTGGAGGCTCTGGACTCGCCCAACTTGGTAGTGCCAGATGTCTCTGGTGAAGAACCCCAGGATCTGCACGGGGAGCCGCTCTTCTCAAAATTCAATGACATGGAGTGCTCAGCGGCCAATGAGCTTGACCTCGCTCATTATCTCCTTCTTCCGGTACATGTTCTGGGATTTGCACTCGGGAAGCGAGAGTGGG CGATCTTTGATATGAGCTTCGTTGAGGATCTAGTTATGGACAGCAACCCAATGAAGCACTTGATCATGAGCCAGGAGAAGCAAGAGATGATCGAAGCGGTGGCTGGGTCCCCTCGAAAGGGCACTGCTCTGAAACCATGGACCACTGATTGGAGCGCAGACTTTATCGAAGGTAAAGGACGAGGACAGGTCATATTTCTTCATG GTTCTCCGGGGACTGGAAAGACCATGACGGTGGAGTTGATCGCCAAAAAGACCAGACGACCCCTCCTAAGTCTCTCTGTAGCAGATCTCGGCACGGAGGAAGTTCAGATGGAGAAACGGTTGATGAAGTGGCTTAGCCGTGCAGCTATCTGGGGCGCCATTGTGCTCATTGATGAAGCTGAGGTTTATATGGAACAAAGGGAGCCTGGGCAGACTGGCCGCAACGCTCTCGTTACTG CCTTTCTTCGTTCGATGGAATACTTTCCAGGTCTTTTATTTCTC GCGTCCAATGGAATCGGCCTCTTCGACGAGGCTGTGATGTCTCGCATTCATCTAGCAGTGCAATATGAGCGTCCCACCGATGCGGAGCGGACAGAAATTTGGAGAAAGCTATTCGACAAACTGGACCAGGACCAGGAAGGTGGTTCTGAATCTTCGCAAACTGGTGGCTCAGCCATTAAACCGACCATTGTTGTTCGATCTACGGCACGAGACGTGGTTTTAAGCAAGGAACAGTACCCGACCAATCTCAAGCTCAACGGGCGAGACATTCGGAATC TCCTGGTTAGTGCCATCAGCTTGGCACGGCATAGGAGTCTGAAAGATGCTGTGGACGGAAAGCCTCCAAAGAAGATTGAAGTCATGGCTAAAGATCTGGAGGCTGTGCTGAAAAACAAAGGGGAGTTCAACGACCACTACAAGGAGGCAACCGGGTCCTACCCCGATGAAATGGCAGCTCAAAAGTATTTCCGAGGAGAGGGCAAGTTATGA